In the genome of Pseudoalteromonas rubra, one region contains:
- a CDS encoding histone deacetylase translates to MYINRQSLNTSLPLVYHPNYSFSFDPNHRFVMSKFANLYQQVRAMGLIGDNVYQPELGSPEPLETVHCDTYLWDLWRNQLDAKSMRRIGLPWSEQLMARTFTAPLGTLKTAELALQTGVACHLAGGTHHAHYDFGSGYCMVNDLVFTSTTLIAQGKVNNVLIFDLDVHQGDGTAAMLKHNPYVFTCSIHCEKNFPFRKHSSDLDIGLTNNLKDADYLQIVEDTLTGLLEDVNPDLVLYDAGVDIWEHDGLGKLDISWRGLEQRDALVLKTCQQAGVPVATVIGGGYDKDHLRLAKRHAIVVEQAALL, encoded by the coding sequence ATGTATATAAACCGCCAATCACTCAATACCAGTCTGCCGCTGGTGTATCACCCCAATTATTCATTTAGTTTTGACCCAAATCACCGTTTTGTGATGAGTAAGTTCGCTAATCTCTATCAGCAGGTGAGGGCAATGGGCTTGATTGGCGACAACGTATATCAGCCTGAGCTGGGATCTCCGGAGCCACTGGAAACGGTGCACTGCGATACTTATTTGTGGGACCTGTGGCGTAATCAACTTGATGCAAAATCGATGCGTCGTATTGGTTTGCCTTGGTCAGAGCAGCTAATGGCGCGGACCTTTACCGCACCGCTGGGCACACTCAAGACCGCAGAGTTAGCGTTGCAAACCGGTGTAGCCTGTCACCTGGCTGGTGGCACGCACCATGCTCACTACGACTTTGGCTCAGGCTATTGTATGGTCAATGATTTAGTCTTTACTTCTACAACCCTGATAGCGCAAGGAAAAGTAAACAATGTGCTGATCTTTGATCTGGATGTCCACCAGGGCGATGGCACTGCAGCCATGCTCAAACATAATCCTTATGTATTTACTTGTTCTATCCACTGCGAGAAAAACTTTCCATTTCGAAAACACAGTAGCGATCTGGATATTGGCCTCACAAACAACCTGAAGGACGCGGACTACTTGCAGATCGTAGAAGACACCCTGACAGGCCTGCTCGAAGACGTTAATCCGGATCTGGTATTGTACGACGCCGGTGTGGATATCTGGGAGCACGACGGCCTGGGTAAGTTAGACATCAGTTGGCGAGGCCTGGAGCAACGCGATGCTCTGGTACTCAAGACCTGCCAGCAAGCAGGTGTACCCGTTGCAACCGTGATCGGCGGCGGTTACGACAAAGACCACCTGCGCCTGGCCAAGCGCCATGCCATTGTGGTTGAGCAAGCGGCACTACTTTAA
- a CDS encoding helix-turn-helix transcriptional regulator, translating to MNNITRRNKTERFRRYIQSSVRRMRLERKWSQATLAKKLGVDQATISNYESGKTDMSSVQLFEVFLLFGKDLTNALDFAEPNSDEVQENDQEKE from the coding sequence GTGAATAACATAACAAGAAGGAACAAAACGGAAAGATTCAGACGCTATATTCAAAGCTCGGTCAGGCGGATGCGCCTGGAGCGTAAATGGTCTCAGGCCACCCTGGCTAAAAAGCTTGGCGTTGATCAGGCCACCATCAGCAATTATGAGTCCGGTAAAACCGATATGAGCAGTGTACAGCTGTTTGAGGTATTTTTATTATTTGGTAAAGATCTAACCAATGCGTTGGATTTTGCTGAGCCGAATTCAGATGAAGTTCAAGAGAACGATCAGGAGAAGGAGTAA
- a CDS encoding helix-turn-helix transcriptional regulator produces MTTQKTNAEKSTEAFISTLYREAARIPPNEYRVWALGQLSRIIDFDAAFWGSGNSADIHFHYVCHLGLDEQYAHHLQQTLAINPIKEAVINNLGKPVNMQDVFADDAFYQSELYQKLFKPYGIERILAAGHFDQGNGLYSLISLYRLDRQHVFTEQERQLQERLVFHLVNAVSHAFFLHLRVGSALQQTQDQATSAICDSNGCFHQAQPRFVALMNEYFPNRTGVTLPFAIGKDQTTVEVNNLAVSFRALGELFMVTLRLPGPLDTLSQRESQIVEWVCKGLTFKEVAKQLNVAPSTVSNHLYRIYDKIGINSRSELAQLVDSQRSG; encoded by the coding sequence ATGACAACACAAAAAACCAACGCAGAAAAAAGCACAGAAGCTTTCATCAGCACACTTTACCGTGAAGCCGCACGCATACCACCCAATGAGTATCGTGTATGGGCTTTAGGGCAGCTATCCCGGATCATTGACTTTGATGCGGCATTTTGGGGCAGCGGCAACAGCGCAGATATTCACTTTCATTATGTTTGTCATCTTGGTTTAGACGAACAATATGCCCACCATTTGCAACAAACACTAGCCATTAATCCGATAAAAGAGGCGGTGATCAATAACCTCGGCAAACCGGTCAATATGCAGGATGTCTTCGCCGATGATGCCTTTTATCAGTCCGAATTATATCAAAAACTGTTTAAACCCTATGGCATTGAACGCATTTTGGCTGCGGGTCATTTTGATCAGGGCAATGGCCTGTATTCATTGATCAGTTTATATCGCTTAGACCGCCAACATGTTTTTACCGAGCAGGAACGCCAGTTACAGGAGCGACTGGTATTTCACCTGGTCAACGCCGTCTCTCACGCCTTTTTTCTGCACTTGCGAGTTGGCAGTGCGCTGCAACAAACCCAGGATCAGGCTACGTCTGCTATTTGCGACAGTAACGGGTGTTTCCACCAAGCGCAGCCGCGCTTTGTCGCGTTAATGAATGAGTATTTTCCCAATCGTACTGGTGTCACCCTGCCCTTTGCGATAGGCAAAGACCAAACCACCGTGGAGGTTAATAATCTGGCGGTTTCGTTTCGTGCGCTTGGTGAGCTGTTTATGGTCACGCTCAGACTGCCCGGTCCGCTCGACACCCTGAGCCAGCGCGAAAGCCAAATTGTTGAATGGGTATGTAAGGGTCTGACTTTTAAGGAGGTTGCCAAGCAGCTGAATGTGGCTCCTTCAACCGTGTCTAATCATTTATACCGAATTTACGACAAGATAGGGATAAACAGCCGCAGTGAACTGGCACAACTGGTGGATAGCCAGCGCTCAGGGTGA
- a CDS encoding neutral/alkaline non-lysosomal ceramidase N-terminal domain-containing protein, with protein MTTLHARYKTWLIKFSGLALLLVSLGIKANSDWIIGSGIYDITGPAADRGMVGYGDVGQTTKGIHTRLWSRAFVIGKPNSNQLVTFVSADLQSITQGVHQGVLKKIASDPLIAPLFNQNNVMLSATHVHVGPGGYDHNIMLNMSALGYDEDNYNTIVNGIYQSIRNAYLSRGLGSIHINQGQLSGAAVNRNLTAYNQNPDADDYDTQINETMTLLKLVKSNGQEIGMINWFGVHNVSSNQSQRLITGDNKGVAAQLFEKHKGANWPLSGQFVAAFANSEEGDVSPNVCGPEDGCAGKGNNEANVALSANKQYSKALSLYNNATDALSGALEVRFQYVKLPGLNVLGQYTGNGDQRLCEGAIGFSMTAGATYDGPSGQSGVFEGMTQDNEGSSWDRSTVIGAVGGAFKFINDFAGLLGFDKNVLGSKTHEACQYPKPTFLPTKLGSGAHLYTDTLPFQLFQIGNIALVGIPGEMTTMAARRLRNDLQTALAPRGITTVVFAGLANAYGGYITTKEEYQIQYYEGAHTLFGQYSLAAYRQIFSGLANALVHDDNLDTGPSPLDWSNKQKVYAIGVVYDDKRLWESFGQTWSDANSSYVRGNTVKVKFRSGHPQNNFKTMSSFMEVQRYENGGWSTVLTDNDLSTKFTWIRDTAADCMACSFAQLEWTINPDMPRGTYRIKHTGHWKSGWGGKIRSYSGQSRSFTVN; from the coding sequence ATGACTACTTTACACGCAAGATATAAAACCTGGCTGATTAAATTCAGTGGCTTAGCGCTATTACTTGTTAGCCTGGGCATAAAAGCAAATAGTGACTGGATCATTGGCTCCGGGATCTATGATATTACCGGCCCGGCCGCCGATCGGGGCATGGTAGGGTATGGCGATGTTGGGCAGACCACCAAAGGGATACACACACGCCTCTGGTCTCGTGCATTTGTAATTGGTAAACCAAACTCCAATCAACTTGTCACCTTTGTCAGTGCAGACCTGCAAAGCATTACGCAAGGAGTCCATCAGGGCGTACTCAAGAAAATTGCCAGTGACCCGCTGATTGCACCACTTTTTAACCAAAACAATGTGATGCTTAGCGCAACTCATGTTCATGTGGGACCGGGTGGTTATGATCACAACATCATGCTTAATATGAGTGCGCTGGGTTATGACGAAGACAATTACAACACCATAGTCAACGGGATATACCAGTCTATTCGTAACGCCTATCTGAGCCGAGGCTTGGGCAGTATCCACATCAATCAGGGGCAATTGTCTGGTGCGGCGGTTAACCGTAATTTGACTGCATACAACCAAAACCCGGATGCCGATGACTATGACACTCAGATAAATGAAACCATGACCTTGCTAAAGCTGGTGAAGAGCAATGGCCAGGAGATTGGCATGATCAACTGGTTTGGCGTACACAATGTGTCGAGCAACCAGAGTCAGCGCCTTATTACCGGAGACAACAAAGGGGTTGCTGCCCAGCTGTTTGAAAAGCACAAAGGGGCGAACTGGCCACTTTCGGGTCAGTTTGTCGCTGCCTTCGCAAACAGCGAAGAAGGGGATGTTTCGCCCAATGTATGTGGACCGGAAGATGGCTGTGCAGGCAAAGGTAACAATGAAGCAAACGTCGCGCTATCAGCAAACAAGCAATACAGCAAAGCGCTGAGCCTTTATAACAATGCAACAGACGCACTCAGTGGCGCATTGGAGGTACGTTTTCAGTACGTAAAACTGCCAGGGTTAAACGTTTTGGGTCAATACACGGGAAATGGCGATCAACGACTATGTGAGGGTGCCATTGGATTTTCAATGACAGCCGGAGCAACCTATGACGGCCCGTCTGGCCAGTCGGGTGTATTTGAAGGCATGACACAAGACAATGAAGGATCAAGCTGGGATCGTAGTACAGTAATAGGTGCTGTTGGCGGTGCGTTTAAGTTCATTAATGATTTTGCTGGCCTGCTCGGCTTTGATAAAAACGTGCTGGGCAGCAAAACCCATGAGGCATGTCAGTATCCTAAACCCACCTTTTTACCCACAAAATTGGGCTCCGGCGCACACCTGTATACAGATACCCTACCCTTCCAGCTCTTTCAGATTGGTAATATAGCCCTTGTGGGTATTCCGGGAGAAATGACCACCATGGCAGCACGCCGCCTGCGGAACGATTTACAGACAGCACTTGCCCCTCGTGGCATCACCACTGTGGTCTTTGCCGGGCTGGCGAATGCTTATGGCGGGTATATCACAACCAAAGAGGAATATCAGATCCAGTATTACGAAGGCGCACATACCCTGTTTGGTCAGTACAGCCTGGCAGCCTATCGGCAAATTTTTAGCGGGCTTGCCAATGCTTTGGTACACGACGATAACCTGGACACAGGCCCAAGCCCGCTGGACTGGTCAAATAAACAAAAAGTTTATGCCATTGGTGTAGTTTATGATGACAAGCGGTTGTGGGAGTCCTTCGGGCAAACCTGGAGCGATGCCAACAGCAGCTACGTGCGTGGTAATACGGTTAAGGTGAAGTTTCGCTCTGGCCATCCTCAGAATAACTTTAAAACGATGTCGAGTTTTATGGAGGTACAGCGATATGAAAACGGTGGCTGGTCAACTGTCTTAACTGATAATGACCTGAGCACTAAGTTCACCTGGATCCGCGATACCGCCGCTGACTGTATGGCCTGCTCATTTGCTCAGTTGGAATGGACTATCAACCCGGATATGCCCAGAGGCACCTACCGTATCAAGCACACAGGTCACTGGAAAAGCGGTTGGGGCGGCAAGATACGCAGTTACTCAGGGCAGAGTCGCTCATTTACAGTGAACTAA
- a CDS encoding VOC family protein has product MITSIAHATIYVLNQDEALDFYKNKLGFEIGDDMKVEGGFRWLTVYPKSNSQLQLVLAEPKEGPMFNKEAAEKIRSLIAEGAFGAGVFETENCQQTYEELVAKGVEFIQPPTEQLYGVEAMGLDNSGNWFSLVQR; this is encoded by the coding sequence ATGATCACATCCATAGCGCATGCCACAATATATGTACTAAATCAGGACGAGGCGCTTGATTTTTATAAAAATAAGCTTGGTTTCGAAATCGGTGATGATATGAAAGTAGAAGGCGGTTTCCGGTGGTTAACTGTCTATCCGAAATCGAATTCACAGCTCCAACTGGTATTAGCAGAGCCAAAAGAAGGGCCCATGTTTAACAAAGAGGCTGCCGAAAAAATACGTAGTTTAATTGCAGAAGGCGCATTCGGCGCGGGCGTTTTCGAAACGGAAAATTGCCAGCAAACATACGAAGAGCTTGTCGCCAAAGGCGTGGAATTCATTCAGCCGCCAACAGAGCAATTATATGGCGTGGAAGCCATGGGTCTGGACAACTCCGGAAACTGGTTTAGTTTGGTACAAAGATAA
- a CDS encoding helix-turn-helix domain-containing protein, which translates to MATNNKLKKVKAGRDHIADNFYNALSLSDMAQHAHISPYHFLRVFKDTYGETPNEFLIRLRVAHAKKLLITENHSVSEVCEHVGYSSLGSFSSLFLKQTGMAPTLYRRKLWALSAEPFCFPAQAIPACYARHFLGK; encoded by the coding sequence ATGGCCACAAACAACAAATTAAAAAAAGTGAAAGCTGGCAGGGATCACATTGCCGACAACTTCTACAATGCACTGAGCCTTTCAGATATGGCACAGCACGCGCATATCTCTCCCTACCATTTTTTACGGGTTTTCAAGGACACTTATGGCGAAACGCCCAATGAATTTTTGATCCGGCTCAGAGTAGCACACGCAAAGAAACTGCTGATTACCGAAAACCACAGTGTCTCAGAGGTTTGTGAGCATGTGGGTTATTCAAGTCTTGGTAGCTTTTCTTCTTTATTTTTAAAGCAAACAGGCATGGCACCGACTTTATATCGACGCAAACTCTGGGCCTTGTCGGCTGAGCCATTTTGCTTTCCCGCTCAGGCCATACCGGCCTGTTATGCTCGTCACTTTTTAGGCAAATAG
- a CDS encoding fibronectin type III domain-containing protein has product MISKLLPSCASALCVSATLTLGLLPAFSATAATQSGYCEISRTQPGAPPMSWDNNDYVTTAKYSVFGAESCEVPNNATITNIRASFTAYADRQVLTRGLLLGDYILTVSASSPYLPNPLTGQVKAIMSAYGANSLGSSTVNLPFNGTRLDNLSFTLKAQLSNSVNLRCANRNPAECEDYMYFEYTIGVDYEYEVPGVPDAPGWINASASGNSVNVNWEPVSGATYKVAIQYNNNSWTDYQYIPSPASASYMSWQNLNDGNRRYRVVACNSYGCSQPSQISNTVTVSSGLGTPNAPYARLSGNTIIVDWNDVPGAYQYVLSIKYNNNNWTDYRFYNAPNTSSISWSNLGSGNRQYRVKACTQSGICYNASPASNVVSN; this is encoded by the coding sequence ATGATCTCTAAGTTATTACCAAGCTGTGCTTCAGCGTTATGTGTGAGCGCCACGCTGACACTCGGACTTCTCCCCGCTTTCTCTGCCACCGCAGCGACGCAAAGTGGATATTGTGAAATATCCAGAACCCAACCTGGCGCGCCGCCTATGAGTTGGGACAACAATGACTACGTGACAACCGCCAAGTATTCTGTCTTTGGCGCTGAGAGCTGTGAAGTCCCAAACAATGCGACCATCACCAATATTCGCGCGAGTTTTACTGCCTATGCGGATAGACAAGTACTGACCCGGGGCCTGCTGCTGGGCGATTATATTCTCACAGTTAGCGCATCTTCTCCCTATTTACCTAATCCGCTAACGGGTCAGGTAAAAGCCATTATGTCGGCATACGGTGCAAACTCATTAGGATCTTCGACAGTTAACCTGCCTTTTAATGGTACTCGCTTAGATAATCTGTCATTCACCCTGAAGGCACAGCTGAGCAACAGTGTGAATTTACGATGTGCTAATAGAAACCCGGCTGAGTGCGAAGACTATATGTATTTCGAATACACCATCGGCGTTGATTATGAATATGAAGTGCCCGGCGTGCCTGATGCGCCAGGCTGGATCAATGCCTCGGCCTCCGGTAACAGCGTGAATGTGAACTGGGAACCTGTCAGCGGTGCAACTTACAAAGTGGCCATTCAATATAACAACAATAGCTGGACAGATTATCAATATATTCCAAGTCCGGCTTCAGCGTCCTACATGAGTTGGCAAAACTTAAATGATGGTAATCGTCGTTATCGCGTCGTCGCTTGTAATAGCTATGGCTGCTCTCAACCTTCGCAGATCTCAAACACAGTTACAGTGAGCTCAGGTTTGGGTACGCCCAACGCGCCTTACGCCAGATTAAGTGGCAATACAATCATTGTGGATTGGAACGATGTACCCGGTGCCTATCAGTATGTACTTTCAATCAAGTACAACAACAATAACTGGACTGACTACCGGTTCTACAACGCACCAAACACGTCCAGTATCTCCTGGTCAAACTTAGGGTCAGGCAACAGGCAATATCGCGTCAAAGCGTGTACGCAAAGTGGCATTTGCTACAACGCATCACCTGCATCTAACGTTGTAAGTAACTAA
- a CDS encoding GNAT family N-acetyltransferase — MTLEFCFLAERPELTALVAHWYFNEWGALAPGATVNSFEDKLAGYLQKDAIPLALLAMQANKPVGVAHLRFHEMTIYPDKTHWLGGVYVAPHARGEQVASVLVQRIEQLAQSFGVRELHLQTEQQDGGLYQRLGWQAQERVNYRGVDVVVMSKSLS, encoded by the coding sequence ATGACATTGGAATTTTGTTTTCTTGCCGAACGACCGGAGTTGACGGCGCTGGTTGCTCACTGGTATTTCAACGAGTGGGGGGCGTTGGCACCTGGCGCTACAGTCAACTCGTTTGAAGATAAGCTCGCAGGGTATCTGCAAAAAGATGCTATCCCACTGGCGTTGCTGGCAATGCAGGCAAACAAACCTGTTGGCGTTGCTCACCTGCGCTTTCACGAAATGACCATTTACCCGGATAAAACGCATTGGCTGGGAGGTGTGTATGTCGCACCTCACGCAAGAGGTGAGCAGGTCGCTTCTGTATTGGTACAAAGAATCGAGCAGTTGGCTCAGTCTTTTGGTGTTCGGGAACTACACTTACAAACCGAACAACAAGACGGTGGGCTTTACCAGCGTTTAGGCTGGCAGGCACAGGAGCGAGTGAATTATCGTGGCGTGGATGTGGTTGTAATGAGCAAGTCGCTATCCTGA
- a CDS encoding response regulator — protein sequence MPYSILLVDDDEVNHDIAMTMLGETHSYFSAFNGEDALTLFSERKYDAVLLDVVMPGMNGYEVCQAIRKASSHNDTPVLFVSSKDCIDDKLEGFKAGGDDYITKPFDADELAFRIERLVKYSNEIDTLKVNCEAAEEVTMTAITSCSELGLCLEFIENTYRCNTLSELSTAILSLCQNLNLKASVQLGLLGEFRDFSNFGVINPLERELLKKGRESKTVINIEKRSFFNSAYCSLLVKNMPTDDEEKYGRFNDILALVVRGANARLKSLESNVQAIQAKNQGLKELSQIASKDLESIEHIFKHYNESCQELIERLIFDIEESMLTFGFSDAQERTIRETLDGAKDDLQQIQAHSEDMSTTFNDFFIKLDKLID from the coding sequence ATGCCTTACTCAATTTTATTGGTGGACGATGATGAGGTAAACCATGACATCGCAATGACCATGCTGGGCGAAACACATAGCTACTTTTCGGCATTTAATGGGGAAGATGCACTGACACTGTTCAGTGAACGAAAGTACGATGCTGTTTTACTGGATGTCGTTATGCCGGGAATGAACGGCTACGAGGTTTGTCAGGCAATTCGCAAGGCTTCAAGTCATAACGATACCCCGGTTTTATTTGTGTCATCCAAAGACTGTATTGACGACAAACTGGAAGGCTTTAAGGCGGGTGGTGATGATTACATCACCAAGCCATTTGATGCAGACGAGCTGGCTTTCAGAATCGAGCGCCTGGTGAAGTACAGCAATGAAATAGACACTTTGAAAGTAAACTGCGAAGCCGCTGAAGAAGTCACAATGACCGCCATTACCAGTTGCAGCGAGCTGGGACTGTGCCTAGAGTTTATTGAAAATACATATCGGTGCAACACGCTCTCAGAACTCTCTACGGCCATCCTGTCGCTGTGTCAAAACCTTAACCTGAAAGCGTCCGTGCAGCTCGGGTTACTGGGAGAGTTTCGAGATTTTAGCAACTTTGGCGTAATTAACCCGCTTGAGCGCGAATTATTAAAAAAAGGCCGCGAGAGCAAAACCGTTATCAATATTGAAAAGCGAAGCTTCTTTAACAGCGCCTATTGCTCCTTGCTGGTTAAAAATATGCCCACAGACGACGAAGAGAAATATGGGCGCTTCAATGACATTCTGGCTCTGGTCGTCAGAGGGGCGAATGCCAGACTAAAAAGTCTGGAGAGCAATGTTCAGGCTATTCAGGCAAAAAACCAGGGCCTTAAGGAGCTTAGCCAGATTGCCAGCAAAGATTTAGAAAGTATCGAGCACATTTTTAAGCACTATAATGAATCGTGTCAGGAGCTGATTGAACGACTTATCTTTGATATCGAGGAGTCAATGCTAACCTTTGGGTTCAGCGATGCGCAGGAGCGGACAATTCGCGAAACCCTCGACGGAGCAAAGGACGATTTACAACAGATACAAGCACATTCAGAAGACATGTCGACAACCTTTAATGACTTTTTTATCAAGCTGGATAAGCTAATCGATTAA
- a CDS encoding HD-GYP domain-containing protein, protein MEELKTVLVVDDVKENLAFMAEIIKDKYRVLAVKSGEAAINLVENNQIDIILLDVVMPQMNGYDVIKYLKSHESHCEIPVIFLTAKTSVSDEEKGFMLGACDYINKPISPPILLARLNTHLLNKESKDILKDKNNYLEEEVQKRTEQMSQLQDVTIQAMASLAETRDQETGNHIRRTQLYVKLLATILSGKEKYKQILTPEVINIYYKSAPLHDIGKVGIPDNVLLKPARLTAEEFEIMKSHTVFGRNAIETAESALGQTDSFLQTAKEISHYHHEKWDGSGYPEGLKGEDIPLSARLMAIADVYDALISRRVYKDAMEHSDAIAIMKEGRGSHFDPELLDEFLAQESAFFKISQQYRD, encoded by the coding sequence ATGGAAGAACTAAAGACCGTGCTGGTAGTAGATGATGTGAAAGAGAACCTGGCTTTCATGGCGGAAATTATCAAAGACAAATATCGTGTATTGGCAGTAAAAAGTGGTGAAGCCGCTATTAATCTTGTTGAGAACAACCAGATAGATATTATTTTGCTGGACGTTGTGATGCCACAAATGAATGGCTACGATGTCATCAAATATCTGAAGTCACATGAGTCTCACTGTGAAATTCCGGTCATCTTCCTGACCGCAAAAACCAGCGTCTCAGATGAAGAAAAGGGCTTTATGCTGGGTGCATGTGATTATATCAACAAGCCAATTAGCCCCCCCATCCTGTTGGCTCGCCTAAATACGCATCTGCTAAACAAAGAATCGAAAGATATTCTTAAAGACAAAAACAATTACTTAGAAGAAGAGGTCCAGAAACGGACCGAGCAAATGTCGCAGCTGCAGGACGTCACCATTCAGGCAATGGCAAGCCTTGCAGAAACCCGGGATCAGGAAACCGGTAATCATATTCGTCGTACACAGCTTTATGTCAAGTTGCTCGCCACCATACTCAGTGGCAAAGAAAAGTATAAGCAGATACTGACCCCCGAAGTCATCAATATTTATTACAAATCTGCGCCATTGCATGATATTGGCAAAGTAGGCATACCGGACAATGTACTACTCAAACCAGCCCGGCTTACAGCAGAAGAGTTTGAGATTATGAAAAGCCATACCGTGTTTGGCCGTAATGCTATCGAAACGGCCGAGTCAGCGCTGGGCCAGACAGACAGCTTTTTACAAACAGCAAAAGAGATTTCTCATTATCACCATGAAAAATGGGATGGCTCAGGTTACCCCGAAGGGCTCAAGGGAGAAGATATCCCACTCAGTGCCAGACTGATGGCCATTGCCGATGTTTATGATGCGCTCATCAGTCGACGAGTTTATAAAGATGCCATGGAACACAGCGACGCAATTGCGATTATGAAAGAAGGCCGTGGTAGTCATTTTGACCCCGAACTATTAGATGAATTTCTGGCACAAGAAAGCGCATTTTTTAAGATTTCTCAACAATACCGGGACTAA